A single Acidaminococcus sp. DNA region contains:
- a CDS encoding rod shape-determining protein encodes MGIDLGTANTLICSKTAGIILREPSVVAVHKKTGKVIAVGSNAYRMIGRTPEYLTTVHPLKDGVIADFDMARIMLHAFLKKALRGRSFVHPRFVISIPCGVTAVERRAVIDTAIQAGGREAFLIEAPLAAAMGAGMFIREAAGNMVVDIGGGTTEAAVISLGSIVQSRTLRIGGNRLDEALVRYIKRKYNLLISLPMAEMMKVEIGTILETTRPASMEVSGRDLVSGLPKTLTINQNQVIPALADTVREIVDAVKTTIEQTPPELASDIMDRGIVLTGGTALLRNLDRVLSRETGMPVAVAEDALSCVALGTGKAAKNLNYVRRTAGVPAHKK; translated from the coding sequence ATGGGTATCGACCTGGGAACGGCCAATACCTTGATTTGCTCAAAAACTGCAGGAATCATCCTGCGTGAGCCATCCGTTGTGGCTGTGCACAAGAAAACAGGGAAAGTTATCGCCGTGGGAAGCAACGCCTATCGGATGATCGGAAGGACACCGGAATACCTGACAACGGTTCATCCTTTGAAGGACGGAGTCATTGCCGATTTTGATATGGCCCGCATCATGCTTCATGCTTTTTTGAAAAAAGCACTGCGGGGACGCTCGTTTGTGCATCCCCGGTTTGTCATCAGTATTCCCTGCGGCGTGACTGCCGTCGAACGCAGGGCGGTCATTGACACGGCCATTCAGGCCGGCGGCAGGGAAGCTTTTCTTATTGAAGCACCGCTGGCAGCCGCCATGGGGGCCGGTATGTTCATTCGTGAAGCGGCCGGCAATATGGTTGTCGATATCGGCGGCGGCACGACCGAGGCTGCTGTGATTTCCCTGGGCTCCATTGTTCAGTCCAGGACACTGCGCATCGGGGGCAATCGTCTTGATGAAGCACTTGTGCGATATATCAAGAGAAAGTATAATCTCCTTATCAGTCTGCCCATGGCAGAAATGATGAAAGTAGAAATCGGGACCATTCTGGAAACTACACGGCCGGCTTCTATGGAAGTCAGCGGCCGGGATCTCGTTTCCGGACTGCCCAAAACGCTGACCATCAATCAAAACCAGGTGATTCCGGCACTGGCCGATACAGTCCGGGAAATCGTGGATGCTGTGAAAACAACAATCGAGCAAACACCTCCGGAACTGGCTTCGGATATCATGGATCGGGGAATTGTTCTTACCGGCGGGACAGCACTTTTGCGTAATTTGGACCGCGTGCTTTCCCGGGAAACAGGTATGCCGGTTGCGGTGGCTGAAGACGCGCTTTCCTGTGTCGCTCTCGGTACGGGAAAAGCAGCAAAGAATTTGAATTATGTACGGCGGACGGCGGGTGTGCCGGCCCATAAAAAATAA
- a CDS encoding DUF4321 domain-containing protein, producing the protein MFGSKNNFWFFLFLAAGAIIGGLLGDALQASQFFGEGTEFLVHKYQVLSIPPVTIDLYIAQLSVGFSFSPNLVSIIGMVLAMILFKHL; encoded by the coding sequence ATGTTTGGTTCCAAAAATAACTTTTGGTTTTTTCTGTTTCTTGCGGCGGGAGCGATTATCGGCGGTCTTTTGGGAGACGCGCTGCAGGCTTCCCAATTTTTCGGTGAGGGAACAGAATTTCTGGTTCATAAATACCAGGTACTTTCCATTCCGCCCGTAACGATTGATTTATATATTGCCCAATTGAGTGTAGGTTTTAGTTTTTCACCGAATCTGGTATCCATTATTGGGATGGTTCTTGCCATGATTCTGTTTAAGCATCTCTAA
- a CDS encoding SoxR reducing system RseC family protein, whose protein sequence is MTYFVGKVVSRNGQRATVSVERKKTDGTNVPRFLDCWNVCEAKPGARVRVERQTLDESKGKWIVRGIPILCILAGAAFGKAVSHYLPLNPWITIALSTLIWLLIGWNYAHTFARDVSHRGEQWSITGYYSEGEIPDEEKAGKDGVK, encoded by the coding sequence GTGACGTATTTTGTAGGTAAAGTGGTTTCGCGGAATGGGCAGCGTGCGACGGTATCTGTCGAACGCAAGAAAACTGATGGTACCAACGTGCCGCGTTTTCTTGACTGCTGGAACGTCTGTGAAGCAAAACCGGGAGCCCGCGTCCGTGTAGAACGGCAGACGCTTGACGAAAGTAAGGGAAAGTGGATCGTGCGTGGAATTCCGATTCTCTGTATTCTGGCCGGAGCGGCCTTTGGCAAAGCGGTTTCCCATTATTTGCCGCTGAATCCATGGATAACCATCGCTTTGAGTACACTTATCTGGCTGCTCATTGGCTGGAACTATGCCCATACTTTTGCCCGTGATGTTTCACACCGCGGTGAGCAGTGGTCTATTACGGGTTATTACAGTGAAGGGGAGATTCCCGACGAGGAGAAAGCGGGAAAAGACGGGGTGAAGTAA
- a CDS encoding sodium ion-translocating decarboxylase subunit beta, with translation MDAFLVALQSIITDSGFTAFTMGNAIMMLVGCILLYLAIVKGFEPLLLTPIAFGCLLANIPKTGFETDPGVMKLILAGIKYEVFPPLIFMGVGAMTDFGPLIANPKTLLLGAAAQAGVFVALLGAMLLGFNVREAAAIGIIGGADGPTSIYLATKMAPHLLGAIAVAAYSYMSLVPLIQPPIMKLFTSKEDRKIKMAQLRTVSHFEKVVFPIVCTIFISLLLPSVCSLIGMLMLGNLFTEAGCLGRLSDTAQNALMNTVTIMLATGTGLTMKAESFLTYQTILIIFLGLVAFAGGTAAGVIFGKLMCILDHGKTNPLIGSAGVSAVPMAARVSQVVGQKANPSNFLLMHAMGPNVAGVIGTAVAAGTMLAMIGPAK, from the coding sequence ATGGATGCTTTTCTTGTAGCTCTGCAGTCTATTATCACAGACAGCGGATTTACAGCTTTTACGATGGGCAATGCCATCATGATGCTGGTAGGCTGCATCCTGCTCTACCTTGCCATTGTAAAAGGGTTTGAACCGCTGCTTCTGACCCCGATTGCCTTCGGGTGCCTGCTGGCTAATATTCCTAAAACCGGGTTCGAAACCGATCCTGGTGTTATGAAGCTGATCCTGGCTGGTATCAAATACGAAGTCTTCCCTCCGCTCATTTTCATGGGCGTAGGTGCTATGACTGACTTTGGCCCACTGATTGCTAACCCGAAGACGCTGCTCCTTGGTGCTGCTGCTCAGGCCGGCGTGTTCGTAGCGCTGCTGGGTGCCATGCTGCTGGGCTTCAATGTCCGCGAAGCTGCTGCTATCGGTATCATTGGCGGTGCTGATGGCCCGACTTCCATTTATCTGGCCACTAAGATGGCTCCTCATCTGTTAGGTGCAATCGCTGTTGCCGCTTATTCCTACATGTCTTTGGTCCCTCTGATTCAGCCGCCTATTATGAAGCTGTTTACTTCCAAAGAAGACCGTAAGATTAAGATGGCTCAGCTGCGTACGGTTTCCCACTTTGAAAAAGTGGTATTCCCGATTGTCTGCACCATTTTCATTTCCCTGCTTCTGCCTTCCGTATGCTCTCTGATCGGTATGCTGATGCTGGGTAACCTCTTCACCGAAGCTGGCTGCCTCGGACGTTTGTCCGATACGGCTCAGAACGCTTTGATGAACACCGTTACTATCATGCTGGCAACTGGTACAGGTCTTACCATGAAGGCTGAAAGCTTCCTGACTTATCAAACCATCCTGATTATCTTCCTGGGTCTGGTTGCCTTTGCCGGTGGTACCGCCGCTGGTGTTATCTTTGGTAAACTTATGTGCATCCTTGACCACGGCAAGACGAATCCGCTGATTGGCAGCGCCGGCGTATCTGCCGTTCCTATGGCTGCCCGCGTATCTCAGGTTGTAGGTCAGAAAGCCAACCCAAGTAATTTCCTGTTGATGCATGCTATGGGCCCGAACGTGGCTGGCGTTATCGGTACGGCTGTTGCCGCCGGTACGATGTTGGCTATGATTGGACCTGCAAAATAA
- a CDS encoding IS1182 family transposase: MPKKKPTQKDYTKIGSSYQLFLPLNFEVQIPNDDPVRLVRAMVEGMDVKALYDTYSHVENKLTSPIQLLEIVIYACMEGIRGSRKIEQSCKRDTHFMFLLDGKKAPDNATIARFCSLHLKPCIKELMIQMDKWLLARGFITLDSLFIDGTKIESVANKYKFVWKNRVLGSQNKLIEKLEQLVPEIEERFGIKVCYGNTFHIRHLKKLLKKLLVIKRAEGIEFVHGCGKRKTILQKYYEILANYLKRLKVYTKQLHICGERNSFAKTDPDATFMRMKEDAMLNGALKPGYNVQYANNSGFTLFADVSAHPTDMRTLIPFLEGFEAHFGQKFANIVADAGYESEENLVWLKKNQYTSYIKPNNYERSKRKKYKNDIGKAENMTYLPDQDMYICKGRRLLKVSKVTQVKNRSGYVSEKTYYECKDCSGCPYKEQCIHGNNCRTPMEKRNKKLVVSKNFAALRAESLKNITSEYGKELRMNRSIQAEGAFADLKDSLNVRRLETRGKGNALVTVGICAMARNVLKVHHKVQDGKEDLHLYPLKKEA; this comes from the coding sequence ATGCCAAAAAAGAAACCTACACAAAAGGATTATACAAAAATTGGCAGTTCTTATCAACTTTTTCTTCCTCTAAATTTTGAAGTACAAATCCCTAATGACGATCCTGTTCGCTTGGTGCGTGCCATGGTAGAAGGGATGGATGTAAAGGCATTGTATGACACGTATTCTCATGTCGAAAATAAATTAACGTCACCAATTCAGCTGCTGGAAATCGTCATTTATGCATGTATGGAAGGAATTCGTGGTTCGCGTAAGATAGAGCAATCCTGTAAAAGAGACACTCATTTCATGTTCCTCTTAGATGGGAAAAAAGCTCCGGATAATGCAACCATTGCAAGATTTTGTTCCCTCCATCTAAAACCATGTATCAAGGAGCTCATGATTCAGATGGATAAATGGCTGCTGGCTCGCGGGTTCATCACGCTGGATAGCCTGTTCATCGATGGGACAAAAATTGAATCTGTGGCAAACAAATACAAATTTGTTTGGAAAAACAGAGTCTTAGGCAGCCAGAACAAACTCATAGAGAAACTGGAGCAACTGGTTCCCGAAATCGAGGAACGTTTCGGAATCAAGGTCTGTTACGGAAACACTTTCCACATCCGTCATTTAAAGAAGCTCCTAAAAAAACTGCTTGTCATAAAGCGGGCTGAGGGAATCGAGTTTGTTCACGGATGTGGGAAAAGAAAGACCATCCTACAGAAGTACTATGAGATTTTAGCTAACTATCTCAAACGGCTTAAGGTGTATACGAAGCAGCTTCATATCTGTGGGGAACGGAACAGCTTTGCCAAAACAGACCCGGATGCTACCTTTATGAGGATGAAAGAAGACGCCATGCTTAATGGCGCCTTAAAGCCGGGATACAATGTCCAATATGCAAACAATTCCGGTTTTACCTTGTTTGCAGATGTAAGTGCACATCCAACAGACATGCGGACACTCATTCCTTTTCTTGAAGGATTTGAAGCCCACTTCGGTCAGAAATTTGCAAACATTGTAGCCGATGCAGGCTATGAAAGCGAAGAGAACTTGGTCTGGCTGAAGAAGAATCAGTATACTTCATATATCAAGCCTAACAATTATGAAAGAAGCAAGAGGAAAAAGTATAAGAACGACATCGGCAAAGCAGAAAACATGACATATTTGCCTGATCAAGACATGTATATCTGTAAAGGCAGGAGACTGCTGAAAGTCAGCAAAGTAACCCAGGTAAAGAACCGGTCGGGATATGTGTCAGAGAAAACATATTACGAATGTAAGGACTGCAGCGGTTGTCCCTACAAGGAACAGTGCATCCATGGGAACAATTGCAGGACACCCATGGAGAAAAGAAACAAGAAATTAGTGGTCTCGAAGAATTTTGCTGCATTGAGGGCAGAATCCCTGAAGAACATTACTTCCGAATATGGTAAGGAACTGAGGATGAACCGCAGTATACAGGCAGAAGGAGCCTTTGCGGATCTCAAGGATTCATTAAATGTCAGAAGACTAGAAACCCGAGGCAAAGGAAATGCCCTGGTAACAGTGGGAATATGTGCCATGGCACGGAATGTCTTGAAGGTTCATCACAAAGTTCAAGACGGCAAAGAGGATTTGCACTTGTATCCGCTGAAAAAAGAGGCCTAA
- a CDS encoding Maf family protein, which yields MNVILASASPRRRALLRQVGINPIVKISHVKEFSSAESPEALVRENALLKGRAVSLTTNKQDLVIAADTVVALDGKILGKPHSPEEAAAMLELLSGRTHQVHTGLAVFYQGQEKCLVETTDVTFAPLSPKQIKYYVASGEPADKAGAYGIQGIAALFIPAIRGSYSNVVGLPLATLFAACNALGVNFYDAVQNQRFSTGGTPPGASDDAGA from the coding sequence ATGAATGTAATTTTGGCGTCGGCCTCCCCGCGGCGCCGGGCTTTGCTTCGGCAAGTCGGAATCAATCCGATTGTAAAAATAAGTCATGTCAAGGAATTTTCCTCGGCGGAGTCTCCGGAGGCTTTGGTCAGGGAGAACGCGCTGCTGAAAGGCCGGGCTGTAAGCCTTACCACAAATAAGCAGGATTTGGTCATCGCGGCGGATACAGTTGTCGCGCTGGATGGGAAAATCCTTGGTAAACCGCATTCTCCCGAAGAAGCGGCGGCCATGCTTGAGCTTTTGAGCGGCCGAACCCATCAGGTTCACACGGGACTTGCCGTTTTTTATCAGGGACAGGAAAAATGTCTGGTCGAAACGACGGATGTCACTTTTGCACCGTTGTCTCCGAAGCAGATCAAGTATTACGTCGCTTCCGGAGAACCGGCCGATAAGGCAGGGGCTTATGGCATTCAGGGTATTGCCGCCCTTTTTATTCCGGCAATCAGAGGATCCTACAGTAATGTAGTAGGGCTTCCGTTAGCAACACTATTCGCAGCATGTAACGCACTAGGAGTGAATTTTTATGACGCAGTACAAAATCAAAGATTTAGCACCGGAGGAACGCCCCCGGGAGCGTCTGATGACGCAGGGGCCTGA
- the radC gene encoding DNA repair protein RadC, whose translation MTQYKIKDLAPEERPRERLMTQGPESLSLSELLAILIGSGTRGRSALSIARELTNGSLDEQQLARVRDIHELTGISGLGPARAAVIVAALEVGRRLSGAQKQRGTVVRSPQDAAQFIMDRLRYEMQEHFLTMLLSSKGKVMAVKEISRGSLNATVAHPREVFAPALVHHAAAILVIHNHPSGDPTPSREDEKLTRKLEATGRVMDIPLLDHVVIGDGIYYSFKEHGLL comes from the coding sequence ATGACGCAGTACAAAATCAAAGATTTAGCACCGGAGGAACGCCCCCGGGAGCGTCTGATGACGCAGGGGCCTGAGTCTCTGAGTCTTTCTGAACTATTGGCTATTTTAATCGGTTCCGGTACGCGGGGCCGCTCGGCACTCAGCATCGCCCGGGAACTGACGAACGGGAGCCTTGATGAACAGCAGCTGGCACGTGTCCGGGACATTCACGAGCTTACCGGCATAAGCGGACTTGGTCCGGCACGGGCTGCCGTAATTGTAGCGGCCCTCGAAGTAGGACGCCGTCTTTCAGGTGCTCAGAAGCAGCGGGGTACGGTCGTCCGTAGTCCGCAGGACGCAGCTCAGTTCATTATGGACCGGCTTCGTTATGAAATGCAGGAACACTTTTTGACGATGCTTCTCAGCAGTAAAGGCAAAGTCATGGCCGTCAAGGAAATTTCGCGGGGGTCGCTCAATGCAACCGTAGCTCACCCGCGGGAAGTGTTTGCTCCGGCCCTTGTTCATCACGCCGCTGCGATTTTAGTGATTCATAATCATCCGTCAGGTGATCCGACGCCCAGCAGGGAAGATGAAAAACTGACCCGTAAATTGGAAGCGACCGGGAGAGTCATGGATATTCCGCTTCTGGATCACGTAGTTATTGGTGACGGGATTTACTATAGTTTTAAGGAACATGGATTGTTATAG